CCACCTCATTCACTGCGTTTGCCGGAAACCCTCCTTGTTTGGCGTGTTCGCGCACCATTGTTTCATTAGGCGCAATGTAGGTGCAATAAATTTTGTCGCCGGTCACAAAACTCTGTACCCACTGTATTTGAGGCCCCATTTTGTTCAAGACGCCACAGGAGGTTTGCGAAATGCTTTTCAGTTGGTCAGCAGTAAATTTACCCGCTCCCGGAATTTCTCTTTCAATCACATACTTTGGCATAATGGTACGTTTTATGTCC
The nucleotide sequence above comes from Nibribacter ruber. Encoded proteins:
- a CDS encoding DUF4242 domain-containing protein, encoding MPKYVIEREIPGAGKFTADQLKSISQTSCGVLNKMGPQIQWVQSFVTGDKIYCTYIAPNETMVREHAKQGGFPANAVNEVVAVIDPTTAE